Proteins encoded in a region of the Fundulus heteroclitus isolate FHET01 chromosome 2, MU-UCD_Fhet_4.1, whole genome shotgun sequence genome:
- the scamp2 gene encoding secretory carrier-associated membrane protein 2: protein MSDFDNNPFAEPSSINPFNDPSVTQVTNSNIEPVENYNPFPQSSDFAATHTTPASTSVYQPAVLQPSTEPSPQASAAAAQANLLRQQEELERKAAELDRREQELQGRGPTGKENNWPPLPKFFPIKPCFYQDFSGEIPVEYQRVCKMMYYLWMFNCMVLFLNLLACLAYMIKASEHGIDFGLSILWFILFSPCSFLCWYRPVYNAFKSDSSVNFFFFFFVFFCHVVIVIIQAVGIPNWGNSGWISAIMGLRSDKAVGCIMIIVASLFTVCAVMSVILLKMVHGLYRRTGASFQKAQQEFSQGVVTSKGFQTAASGAASAAAQRTFQGSN from the exons ATGTCGGACTTTGATAACAACCCGTTCGCAGAGCCCAGCAGCATCAACCCCTTCAAT gaTCCCTCCGTCACTCAGGTGACCAACTCCAACATCGAACCAGTTGAAAACTACAACCCTTTTCCCCAGTCCAGC GATTTCGCAGCCACTCACACCACGCCCGCCTCCACCTCCGTCTACCAGCCGGCCGTGTTGCAGCCGTCTACAGAACCCAGTCCACAG gcgtctgctgctgcagctcaggcCAACCTGctgaggcagcaggaggagctggagaggaaGGCTGCCGAACTGGACCGCAGGGAGCAGGAGCTGCAGGGCCGGGGCCCCACAG GTAAAGAAAACAACTGGCCTCCGCTTCCCAAGTTCTTCCCCATCAAACCGTGTTTCTATCAGGACTTCTCAGGGGAAATTCCCGTAGAGTACCAGAGAGTCTGCAAAATGATGTACTACCTCTGGATGT TCAACTGTATGGTTCTGTTCCTCAACCTGCTGGCCTGCCTGGCTTACATGATCAAAGCATCGGAACATGGCATAGACTTCGGCCTCTCCATCCTCTGGTTCATCCTCTTCAGTCCCTGCTCCTTCCTCTGCTGGTACCGGCCAGTCTACAATGCCTTTAA GAGCGACAGCTCTGtcaacttcttcttcttcttcttcgtgtttttCTGCCATGTGGTAATCGTCATCATCCAGGCTGTGGGCATCCCCAACTGGGGCAACAG CGGTTGGATTTCTGCCATCATGGGGTTGCGTTCAGACAAGGCGGTGGGATGCATCATGATCATCGTGGCCAGCCTCTTCACCGTTTGTGCCGTGATGTCCGTCATCTTGCTGAAGATG GTCCACGGCCTGTACCGCCGCACTGGGGCCAGCTTCCAGAAAGCCCAGCAGGAGTTCTCCCAGGGCGTGGTCACCAGTAAGGGCTTCCAGACAGCAGCTTCTGGAGCAGCCTCTGCCGCTGCCCAGCGAACCTTCCAGGGGAGCAACTAA